The Saprospiraceae bacterium genome includes the window CTTCTTGCCTATCATTTGCGAAAAGCGCATCAATTCTTTCTGTATTAAAGGAGGAACTTCTTCTTTTCATTCCCCAAACAGTATAACCTTTTCTTAGTAAGGAATCAGCAAGGTAAGACCCATCTTGCCCCGTGACTCCGGTGATTAGCGCTACTTTTGACATGGAATTTTCATTTATTAGATTGATGAATGTTTGTTTTTATTAATGGCAGAGCGAGGTGTAAAGCTCTAAGCACAAAGGTGGAACACGCTCTAAAAAAGCTTAGCTGCTAGTTTTTTTGTTCTAGGAAGAATTATTTTTTCGAGCATCAAGTATTCATCTGTTTTCCATAGGTAATGTAAACCCAGATAAATAACACCTCCGATGGTTCCCAATAGAAATAAAGTCAAGAAATTGGGTACCATAAATTGATAGGCAAAGTGGAGGACCAGGCCCATGATTAAACTAATGACGATAGTAGGTAAAATGTCTTTAATTTGTTCAAAAAAAGGATAATTAAGGTATTTTTTTGAGTAATAAGTTGTAAAGATCAAATTGACATAAGCAGAAATAACCTGGCCAATCACTAATCCTGTAATTCCAAATTGAACGCCGATGATGATGGCAATGGTAATGCTTATTTTTTCGAGTATTTCGATCATTAAACCCAAATCTGAACGCCCAAGGACCAATAATATGTTTTGGTTGATCACATGGAAGTGGTACGTCACACCAGCAATACACAACAATTTTAAAAAAGGTACAGATGCTGCCCATTTCTCCCCAATAAGGGTAAAGATGATGGGTTCAGCCAGCACACCAAGCAATACCATAGAAGGAAAAATAGCAAAGGAGGTCAGCTTGATAAACTTTCGATAACCCTCCTTTAATCTAACAAAGTCGTCTTGCAACTTTGAAAGGATAGGATAGGATATTTTTTGAGCAGCTTGAAACAGGTGATTGATCGCCATATTACAAAACCGATTGGCCTGGTCATAAAACCCCAGCGTAGCAAGGGCAAAGTATTTGCCAATAATGATTTTGAATATATGCTGAAAAAAACGTTGAACTAAGCCAGCCAAGAGGATATTAGAGCCAAATTTAAAAAGCCTTAGAAAGGAGGCCTTATAAAATTTCAAACTAAGTTTCCAAGGGTGGAAATACCACAACAATATGGAGTCTAGCGCTGCTCGAAGGACCAACTGAATGACCAAACTCCACACTCCGAATCCAGCAAAAGCCAAAACCACAGCCACCCCTCCCGAAATCAGTACAGAAGGAATGCGTACTTTAGTTTGCGTTTTAAAATCAATTTGCTGGGTCAGTACAGCCTGCTGAATAATAGAAAAGGAGTTGATAATCAGGTTGAGCCCCATTATTCGAGTAATGGGAACCAGTGATGGCTCTTTGAAAAAACCGGCAATCGCTGGTGCACAGACAAATAAAATGCCATAAACCACCAGGGCTGTAATAAAGTTAAAAACAAAAGTGGTGGACTTATCAGCCTCCGATATTTCCTTTTCCCTGACCAGCGCATTTGAAAACCCGCTGTCGACAAAACTGCTGGATAATTCAAAAAAGACCATTACCATCGCTATCACCCCAAAATCCTCGGGAGATAATAATCGCGCCAAAATAAGGGTGATGATAAAGTTAATGGAGCTACTCCCCAGCTTGTCAATGATCACCCACAAAAAAGCAGAAACAGACTTATCTTTTAGAGAACCTGACATTTAGACCTTCGCTTTTTTGCTGCGTTTGCTTTTAGCCTGACCATTGCTTTTCGCCTTGTCTTCGCCATAGCCGTAGCCATATCCGTAGCCATAGCCATATCCACCTCCTCGGTTGAGTGATACGCCATTAAATACAACAAATGGCTTAGGTAGTTTGTCTTTTTGGGCGATATCCTTAATGATTTGTAATTGAGCTCTTTTGGTGACTCCTGCCCGAACCACGTACATGCTAGCCTCGACTAAATCCTTTAGCTGTAAGGCATCAGCCACCAAGCCTACCGGCGGAGCATCCAGGATGATAAAATCGTACATCTCGCGCATTTGATCGATAAAGCGCCTAAGGCGTTCTGATAAGATCAATTCACTAGGATTAGGCGGTTTAGGGCCACAAGTAATAACATCCAAATTATCGTGTAGACCACTATTGAAGATGATTTCATCGGCACTAACATTAGGGTCAATCAAAAAATTGACAATCCCTGGTCGCGTGCCTTCTCCTTGAAAATATATGGATTGTTTAGGTTTTCTAAGGTCTAGTTCTATCAGTAATACCCTTTTTCCGGTAAGGGCCTGAGCCATACCCAGGTTGGCAGCGATAAAGGATTTTCCATCGCCTGATGCACTGGAGGTGACCATGATGGATTTCAGTGTTTTACCCGGCGCAACATAAGCTAAATTGACCCGAAGTAATCTAAACATCTCAGCAATAGGAGATTGGCTATTCTCAGTTACCACCACCTTGTTTTTGCGGCTACTTGACCCCAGCGATCCGACAACAGGCACCCCTGCTATTTCTTCAATTTCTTCTTCAGTTTCCACCTTATCATTCATCGATTCCAACATAAAAATCAAGCCAGTAGGGATAGCCAAACCCATGAAGAAGGCAATGAGGATCGTCTGGGCTTTTTTAGGGCTGACAGGGTTATTGCTGCCCCCGGGGGGTTCAATGATTTTGCCAGTGGATACTGTTACAGCCAGTGAAATGGCAGATTCTTCCCGCTTTTGCAAAAGATACAGGTACAGATTTTCCTTAATATCTTTCTGTCTTTCAATCTGGATAAGTTCCCGCTCTCGGGTCGGCAAACTCTGCATACGCGTTTCCAAGCCACTTCGCAACTCTTTGTTTGCATCTCGGGCGATGGTAAGGTCACCTTTGATAGAACGAATATTATCGATGATGGTCTGTCGCAAGTTCTGTATCTGTTTGTCTATCAATTTCAGATCTGGGTGATCAGGACCTAATTCTGCACTCTGGCGTGTTCTATCTTGTATAAAATCATTAAAGCTTGCCAACTGGTTGGTCAAAGTGAGGTTCGTCAAGGTTAAGTTGGTAGGAACAAACTCAAACTTATCTCTGTTTTTGGTGAGGACAGATTCTATCCCATTGAGAATTTCCAACTGAATTTCTCGATTCGTAATCTCTTTATTGTAGCTATTAAGCTCATTCATTAACAAATTTCCTTCGACGGAATGAGACATCATACTAAAGCGGCTTTTATAGCTCGCT containing:
- a CDS encoding lipopolysaccharide biosynthesis protein encodes the protein MSGSLKDKSVSAFLWVIIDKLGSSSINFIITLILARLLSPEDFGVIAMVMVFFELSSSFVDSGFSNALVREKEISEADKSTTFVFNFITALVVYGILFVCAPAIAGFFKEPSLVPITRIMGLNLIINSFSIIQQAVLTQQIDFKTQTKVRIPSVLISGGVAVVLAFAGFGVWSLVIQLVLRAALDSILLWYFHPWKLSLKFYKASFLRLFKFGSNILLAGLVQRFFQHIFKIIIGKYFALATLGFYDQANRFCNMAINHLFQAAQKISYPILSKLQDDFVRLKEGYRKFIKLTSFAIFPSMVLLGVLAEPIIFTLIGEKWAASVPFLKLLCIAGVTYHFHVINQNILLVLGRSDLGLMIEILEKISITIAIIIGVQFGITGLVIGQVISAYVNLIFTTYYSKKYLNYPFFEQIKDILPTIVISLIMGLVLHFAYQFMVPNFLTLFLLGTIGGVIYLGLHYLWKTDEYLMLEKIILPRTKKLAAKLF
- a CDS encoding polysaccharide biosynthesis tyrosine autokinase, which gives rise to MENYNQIDLKAFLYKGLKYWYLYLIIFPLFAGLAYVYLKSAQPKYQVQAMLLIKDEEKSGELVEEAIFDELKLRKKKNLVDEVLILQSTPIMKRVVEKMQLHYQFFGLERFKKHELVYNSPVRVVDWQPNEEWMGVYGELFFDQSGGYQLVTIDDKKNKKEYAGVFGKELKLDEGKLTLAQNTFEEEQGPVAMLISSVLGRAAELVDELSIVPVGEKSSTLMLSIQDASPVRGRELLASVIEAYNEKTKEDKNKVYENSIGLISERIDLITEELEAAERNVASYKSRFSMMSHSVEGNLLMNELNSYNKEITNREIQLEILNGIESVLTKNRDKFEFVPTNLTLTNLTLTNQLASFNDFIQDRTRQSAELGPDHPDLKLIDKQIQNLRQTIIDNIRSIKGDLTIARDANKELRSGLETRMQSLPTRERELIQIERQKDIKENLYLYLLQKREESAISLAVTVSTGKIIEPPGGSNNPVSPKKAQTILIAFFMGLAIPTGLIFMLESMNDKVETEEEIEEIAGVPVVGSLGSSSRKNKVVVTENSQSPIAEMFRLLRVNLAYVAPGKTLKSIMVTSSASGDGKSFIAANLGMAQALTGKRVLLIELDLRKPKQSIYFQGEGTRPGIVNFLIDPNVSADEIIFNSGLHDNLDVITCGPKPPNPSELILSERLRRFIDQMREMYDFIILDAPPVGLVADALQLKDLVEASMYVVRAGVTKRAQLQIIKDIAQKDKLPKPFVVFNGVSLNRGGGYGYGYGYGYGYGEDKAKSNGQAKSKRSKKAKV